Proteins co-encoded in one Parascardovia denticolens DSM 10105 = JCM 12538 genomic window:
- a CDS encoding FAD-dependent oxidoreductase, with protein MSEELGTFPASRFATADSAPLRVAVVGAGPAGVYTADILMRQIKAQGPSMGLPAEAQVDLFEKLPVPFGLVRYGVAPDHPSVKFIMGALEKTLNNPNIRLFADVEFGKDVTLPDLQRFYDAVIFATGAVDDRPLRLKGHDLQGVYGAAKFVEWYDGYPDAPLTWPLTARKIAVIGGGNVAMDVSRLLVRYPQDLLGTDIPDNVYQGLDANQAQEVRVFVRRDVAHAKFSVQELREMEELPGVQIITDDADFELSQETLQVAAEDKLTRQMVEELFSVHDLSLDMEDAGGADFQGRPARRKYYLHFNSNPVEILGEDGEVRSIRIERTQTSPDGRMISTGEFTDYPVDAVYHAIGYKPAQVAGIPYDESAYTLRNEGGRIVTGPKDDGGEGGQKDVAGQNGDGRNGEGESIIPFTYATGWAKRGPVGLIGSTKSDALDTVSAILNDWAVSGKAGHIAAETDQDPHAIERFLADRGIAPMTYQDWRLVDQYERSEGAKVGREHIKVVSADQLRAIGHQTGAETSVETDAKTGVENDAKANLETDAKSDID; from the coding sequence ATGTCTGAAGAACTGGGAACTTTTCCTGCTTCTAGATTCGCCACCGCTGATTCCGCCCCTTTGCGGGTGGCGGTCGTGGGGGCTGGCCCTGCCGGCGTTTACACGGCTGACATCCTCATGCGGCAGATCAAGGCCCAAGGTCCCAGCATGGGTCTGCCCGCCGAGGCCCAGGTCGACCTTTTCGAGAAGCTGCCGGTGCCCTTCGGCCTGGTCCGTTACGGGGTGGCTCCGGACCATCCTTCCGTCAAATTCATCATGGGGGCTTTGGAGAAGACCCTGAACAACCCCAACATCCGCCTTTTCGCCGACGTCGAGTTTGGCAAAGACGTCACCCTGCCTGACCTGCAGCGTTTTTACGATGCCGTCATCTTCGCCACCGGAGCCGTGGACGACCGTCCTCTGCGTCTGAAAGGTCACGATTTGCAAGGTGTCTACGGGGCCGCCAAATTCGTGGAATGGTATGACGGCTATCCCGACGCCCCCCTGACCTGGCCTCTGACCGCCAGGAAGATCGCCGTCATCGGCGGCGGCAACGTGGCCATGGACGTCTCCCGCCTCCTGGTCCGCTATCCCCAGGACCTGCTGGGGACCGACATCCCCGACAACGTCTACCAGGGACTGGACGCCAATCAGGCCCAGGAAGTGCGTGTTTTCGTCCGCCGCGACGTGGCCCATGCCAAATTCTCGGTTCAGGAGCTGCGTGAGATGGAAGAGCTGCCAGGCGTGCAGATCATCACCGACGACGCCGATTTCGAGCTCTCCCAGGAGACCCTGCAGGTCGCCGCGGAAGACAAGCTGACCCGGCAGATGGTGGAGGAGCTTTTCTCCGTCCACGACCTTTCCCTGGATATGGAGGATGCCGGCGGGGCCGACTTCCAAGGCCGGCCGGCTCGCAGGAAGTACTACTTGCATTTCAACTCCAACCCGGTGGAGATCCTGGGCGAAGATGGGGAAGTGCGGTCCATCCGGATCGAGCGGACCCAGACCAGTCCTGATGGGCGTATGATTTCCACAGGCGAATTCACCGATTATCCGGTGGACGCCGTCTACCATGCGATCGGCTACAAGCCGGCCCAGGTGGCTGGCATCCCCTATGATGAGTCCGCTTACACTTTGCGGAATGAAGGCGGTCGCATCGTGACCGGCCCAAAGGATGATGGTGGCGAGGGCGGCCAGAAGGATGTTGCCGGTCAGAATGGCGATGGCAGGAATGGCGAGGGCGAGAGCATCATCCCCTTTACTTATGCGACCGGCTGGGCCAAACGCGGACCGGTGGGCTTGATCGGCTCCACCAAGTCCGACGCCCTGGACACGGTCAGCGCCATCCTCAATGATTGGGCCGTTTCGGGCAAGGCCGGTCACATCGCCGCCGAAACCGACCAGGACCCCCATGCCATCGAGCGCTTCCTGGCCGACCGCGGCATCGCCCCCATGACCTACCAGGATTGGCGTCTGGTCGACCAATATGAGCGGTCCGAAGGGGCCAAGGTCGGTCGCGAACACATCAAAGTGGTTTCCGCCGACCAGCTGCGGGCCATCGGTCATCAAACCGGCGCCGAAACCAGTGTTGAGACCGATGCCAAAACTGGCGTCGAAAATGATGCCAAAGCTAACCTCGAAACCGATGCCAAATCTGACATCGACTGA
- the htpX gene encoding zinc metalloprotease HtpX, whose translation MGNQKFHVHGHANGLKTIILFGLMWAVILLIWYLTGARQSTLVYYLVVAVIMTFGSYWFSDRLATASMGARQVSEEEAPNLYAIVRELSTKAGKPMPKIYIAPTMSPNAFATGRNERHAAVCCTQGILQMLNYREIRGVLGHELMHVYNHDILTSSIASAMSMVITYLGYSLMYFGGGRDDDRRGANPLGALLAMILAPIGASLIQMAISRTREYDADEDGSKLTEDPEALANALTKIEAGVAAAPMRPSNATRTMSAVMIANPFSAKSVSQLFSTHPPTADRIARLEEMQAEMYGSGGANMAGAAGATGVAGVMNLAENEAANVDGPGAGPQMPNQASGQPSGQMPNSGPFA comes from the coding sequence ATGGGCAATCAAAAATTCCATGTGCACGGTCACGCTAACGGGCTGAAGACCATCATTCTCTTCGGGCTTATGTGGGCGGTCATCCTCCTGATTTGGTATTTGACCGGGGCTCGCCAATCCACCCTGGTCTATTATCTGGTCGTCGCCGTGATCATGACCTTCGGCTCCTACTGGTTCTCGGACAGGCTGGCCACCGCCTCCATGGGCGCTCGCCAGGTCTCGGAGGAGGAGGCGCCCAATCTCTATGCCATCGTGCGCGAGCTGTCCACCAAGGCCGGCAAACCCATGCCGAAGATCTACATCGCCCCGACCATGTCTCCCAACGCCTTCGCGACCGGCCGCAACGAGAGGCACGCGGCGGTCTGCTGTACCCAAGGGATCCTGCAGATGCTCAACTATCGCGAGATCCGCGGCGTCCTGGGCCATGAGCTCATGCATGTCTATAACCATGACATCCTCACTTCGTCCATCGCCTCCGCTATGTCCATGGTCATCACTTACCTGGGTTATTCCCTCATGTACTTCGGCGGCGGCCGGGATGATGACCGCCGCGGAGCCAATCCGCTGGGCGCCTTGCTGGCCATGATCCTGGCCCCCATTGGCGCCTCGCTGATTCAGATGGCCATCTCCCGCACCCGCGAGTACGACGCGGACGAAGACGGCAGCAAGCTGACCGAGGATCCGGAAGCTTTGGCGAACGCCTTGACCAAGATCGAGGCCGGGGTGGCGGCGGCCCCCATGCGGCCGTCCAACGCGACCCGGACCATGTCCGCCGTCATGATCGCCAACCCCTTCAGCGCCAAATCCGTCAGCCAGCTTTTCTCCACCCATCCGCCCACCGCCGACCGCATCGCCCGCTTAGAGGAAATGCAGGCCGAAATGTACGGGAGCGGAGGTGCGAACATGGCCGGAGCAGCGGGCGCGACCGGCGTGGCCGGCGTCATGAACCTGGCTGAGAACGAGGCCGCGAACGTGGACGGCCCCGGCGCCGGCCCCCAAATGCCGAATCAGGCATCGGGTCAGCCGTCTGGTCAAATGCCGAATTCTGGTCCTTTCGCCTAA
- the fbaA gene encoding class II fructose-bisphosphate aldolase, with amino-acid sequence MTIATPERYQEMLDAARKGGYAYPAINVTSSQTLNAALQGFADAQSDGIIQVSVGSASYLSGQRVTDRVTGSLALAKYAHEVAKHYPNITIALHTDHCAKQYLDGWVRPLLGIEADEVAHGQEPTFQSHMWDGSAISLDENLSIAEELLEKSVKAHTILEIEIGAVGGEEDGITGAIDDKLYSTPEDAYKVAQRLGMGEKGRYMTAFTFGNVHGSYKPGYVKLRPGLLGTIQSEAQKQINKGLISAPTPVAPDGKPFLLVFHGGSGSLPAEIAEAVSHGVVKMNVDTDTQYAFTRAIAGHMFANYDKVLKVDSGIGEKAEYDPRSWGRKGEDSMAARVVEACVNLGSAGKALR; translated from the coding sequence ATGACTATTGCAACACCGGAACGTTATCAGGAAATGCTCGACGCCGCGCGCAAAGGCGGTTACGCTTATCCGGCCATCAATGTGACCAGTTCCCAGACTTTGAACGCGGCCTTGCAAGGCTTCGCCGACGCTCAGTCCGACGGTATCATCCAGGTTTCGGTGGGGTCCGCGTCCTACCTGTCCGGCCAGCGCGTGACCGACCGGGTGACGGGGTCCCTAGCCTTGGCCAAGTACGCCCATGAGGTCGCCAAGCACTACCCCAACATCACCATCGCCTTGCATACCGATCATTGCGCCAAGCAGTATCTGGACGGATGGGTCCGCCCCCTGCTGGGCATCGAGGCGGACGAAGTGGCCCACGGGCAGGAGCCCACTTTCCAGTCCCACATGTGGGATGGGTCCGCCATTTCCTTGGATGAGAACCTTTCCATCGCCGAAGAGCTCTTGGAGAAGTCGGTGAAGGCCCACACTATTTTGGAGATTGAGATCGGGGCCGTCGGCGGCGAGGAAGACGGGATTACCGGGGCTATCGACGACAAGCTTTATTCCACTCCCGAGGATGCTTACAAGGTGGCTCAGCGCCTGGGCATGGGGGAGAAGGGCCGGTACATGACCGCCTTCACCTTCGGCAACGTCCACGGTTCTTATAAGCCCGGTTACGTCAAGCTGCGGCCGGGGCTCTTGGGGACCATCCAGTCCGAGGCCCAGAAGCAGATCAACAAGGGCCTGATTTCCGCCCCCACCCCCGTGGCTCCTGACGGCAAGCCTTTCCTTCTGGTCTTCCACGGCGGCTCCGGCTCTTTGCCGGCTGAGATCGCCGAGGCCGTCTCCCATGGCGTGGTCAAGATGAATGTGGATACCGACACCCAATACGCTTTCACCAGGGCCATCGCCGGCCATATGTTCGCCAACTACGACAAGGTTCTCAAGGTGGATTCCGGCATAGGCGAGAAGGCCGAGTATGACCCCCGATCCTGGGGCCGCAAGGGCGAGGATTCCATGGCCGCCCGGGTGGTCGAGGCTTGCGTCAACCTCGGTTCCGCCGGCAAAGCTTTGCGCTAG
- a CDS encoding adenylosuccinate synthase: protein MAGIVLIGAQWGDEGKGKATDLIGTRVDYVARFNGGNNAGHTVVVDGQTYALHLLPSGIINPNIIPVIGNGVVIDMEVLFQEIDALESRGIDCSKLLVSDSAHIIAPYDRVIDKVTERFLGKHKIGTTGRGIGPTYADKINRVGIRVHDLFHPDHLRDKVEASLHQKNQMLVKLYNRRAIDVDQTTEELLKLGERLRPYVANTQNVLNQALNQDNTVLFEGGQATMLDIDHGTYPFVTSSNPTAGGACTGTGVGPTKIDRVIGVSKAYITRVGEGPFPTELDGEEGEWLRAQGHEYGVTTGRPRRCGWFDAVVNRYATEVNGLTDIVLTKLDVLTGLERIPVCVAYQVENADGTVTRHDTMPTDQEAFATARPIYEELPGWSEDISQVRRFEDLPVNTRNYVHRLEELSGCRISAIGVGAAREQIISVHDLLD, encoded by the coding sequence ATGGCAGGGATTGTGCTCATTGGCGCTCAATGGGGAGACGAAGGCAAGGGCAAGGCGACCGATTTGATCGGCACCCGAGTGGATTACGTAGCCCGGTTCAACGGCGGGAACAACGCCGGCCATACCGTGGTGGTGGATGGGCAGACGTACGCCCTTCATCTGCTTCCTTCCGGGATCATCAACCCCAACATCATCCCCGTCATCGGCAACGGGGTGGTCATCGATATGGAAGTTCTCTTCCAGGAGATCGACGCTTTGGAATCCCGCGGAATCGACTGTTCCAAGCTGCTGGTTTCCGACAGCGCCCACATCATCGCCCCTTATGACCGGGTGATAGACAAGGTGACGGAACGCTTCCTGGGCAAGCATAAGATCGGCACCACGGGCCGCGGAATCGGGCCGACTTACGCCGATAAGATCAACCGGGTGGGCATCCGCGTCCATGACCTCTTCCATCCCGATCATTTGCGGGACAAAGTGGAGGCCTCTTTGCATCAGAAGAACCAGATGCTGGTCAAGCTTTACAACCGCAGGGCCATCGATGTGGATCAGACCACGGAGGAGCTGCTGAAGCTGGGGGAGCGCCTGCGGCCGTATGTGGCCAACACCCAGAACGTCCTCAACCAGGCCTTGAACCAGGACAATACCGTTCTTTTCGAAGGCGGCCAGGCGACCATGCTGGACATCGACCACGGCACTTACCCCTTCGTGACTTCCTCCAACCCCACCGCCGGCGGCGCCTGCACGGGAACAGGGGTCGGCCCCACTAAGATCGACCGCGTCATCGGCGTGTCCAAAGCCTATATCACCCGTGTGGGCGAAGGGCCTTTCCCCACCGAGCTGGATGGGGAAGAGGGGGAGTGGCTGCGGGCCCAGGGTCACGAATACGGCGTGACCACCGGTCGCCCCCGTCGTTGCGGCTGGTTCGACGCCGTCGTCAATCGTTACGCCACCGAAGTCAATGGCCTGACCGACATCGTCCTGACCAAGCTGGACGTTCTGACCGGCCTGGAGCGCATTCCTGTCTGCGTGGCTTATCAGGTGGAGAACGCCGATGGGACGGTGACCAGGCACGACACCATGCCGACCGATCAGGAGGCTTTCGCCACCGCCCGGCCCATCTATGAGGAGCTGCCCGGTTGGAGCGAGGACATTAGCCAAGTCCGGCGTTTCGAGGACCTCCCCGTGAATACGCGGAACTATGTGCATCGTCTGGAGGAGCTGTCCGGCTGCCGGATTTCCGCCATTGGGGTCGGCGCAGCCCGTGAGCAGATCATTTCCGTCCATGACCTGCTGGATTGA
- a CDS encoding ClC family H(+)/Cl(-) exchange transporter has protein sequence MNPDKSKTANSGDAASADGPEEKTEATRPLAQSHRGLRHYSHTLQLLKGANRRRWLTAARGVVCGLLAGVLVVGYRLGIQYGTQFAGKAYGWSKLHPLGFLGWAAAVALATIIITRLTAWEPMASGSGIPQTEGTLLWGLKLRWWSVLIVRFVGGLLCSLFGLSLGREGPSIQIGAAASKAVGGKMSRNAVEENTLITSGAAAGLSAAFNAPLSGMMFALEEVHKSFSPSVLITAMTAALSSDVVSKYCFGLKPVLDFASVKQLPLQKYLWLLPLGLVAGLVGVIMNLCLLGFQTLYGRIPPYARTAVALVIALPCGLFLPLSLGGGANTIQFAERAQGSLALLCTLLVVKVLFTATSYSSGVPGGIFMPILAAGALSGSIFARIIILVAPGQLSRDTIPVFAVLAMAGALTAAVKAPITSILLVMEMSGSLVHMFPVAAVAFISLLVSDALHIKPIYPALLSRYMAQHEKTDISAIPAHSGMFEIPVQVGSVAAGKPLGSVEWPHHTDIITIRRGNQEFVPQKDSLLKAGDALIVLFSGIDERHARKLMTELCENSPVTDFGRPTEQAGLIQV, from the coding sequence ATGAATCCGGACAAGTCTAAGACGGCAAATTCGGGCGATGCGGCAAGCGCAGACGGCCCAGAAGAGAAAACCGAAGCGACCCGACCCTTGGCCCAGTCCCATCGAGGCCTGAGACACTACTCGCATACGCTCCAACTGTTGAAAGGGGCCAACCGCCGACGGTGGCTGACCGCCGCCCGCGGGGTGGTCTGCGGCCTGCTAGCGGGGGTCCTGGTGGTCGGGTACCGCTTGGGGATTCAATACGGGACGCAATTCGCCGGGAAGGCCTACGGATGGTCGAAACTGCATCCACTGGGCTTCCTGGGATGGGCCGCGGCCGTCGCCCTGGCCACGATCATCATCACCAGGTTGACCGCCTGGGAGCCGATGGCGTCCGGGTCCGGCATACCACAAACCGAAGGGACCTTGCTCTGGGGACTGAAGCTGCGCTGGTGGTCGGTGCTGATCGTCCGCTTCGTGGGCGGTCTCTTATGTAGCCTTTTCGGCCTGTCGCTCGGGCGGGAGGGCCCTTCCATCCAGATAGGGGCCGCCGCTTCGAAAGCGGTGGGCGGGAAGATGAGCAGGAACGCCGTGGAAGAGAACACGCTCATCACCAGCGGAGCAGCGGCCGGCCTGTCCGCGGCCTTCAACGCCCCCCTGTCCGGCATGATGTTCGCCTTGGAAGAGGTGCATAAAAGCTTCTCCCCCTCCGTCCTGATCACGGCCATGACGGCCGCCCTGTCGTCGGACGTCGTATCCAAGTATTGTTTCGGCCTCAAGCCCGTCTTGGATTTCGCTTCGGTGAAGCAATTGCCCCTGCAGAAATACCTCTGGCTCCTGCCTTTGGGACTGGTGGCCGGCCTCGTCGGGGTAATCATGAACCTGTGCCTCCTGGGCTTCCAGACCCTTTACGGGCGGATACCTCCTTACGCTAGGACCGCCGTCGCCCTCGTCATCGCCTTGCCTTGCGGCCTCTTTCTGCCCTTGAGCCTGGGCGGTGGGGCCAACACCATCCAATTCGCTGAAAGGGCCCAAGGCTCCCTGGCCTTGTTGTGCACCCTCTTGGTGGTCAAGGTCCTCTTCACCGCCACCAGCTACAGTTCCGGCGTGCCCGGCGGCATCTTCATGCCCATCCTGGCGGCTGGGGCCTTGTCCGGGAGCATCTTCGCCCGGATCATCATCCTCGTGGCGCCGGGCCAGCTGAGCCGCGACACGATTCCGGTCTTCGCCGTCCTGGCCATGGCCGGGGCTTTGACGGCGGCGGTGAAAGCCCCCATCACCTCCATCCTCCTGGTCATGGAGATGTCCGGCTCCCTGGTGCACATGTTCCCGGTGGCCGCGGTCGCCTTCATCTCCTTGCTGGTCTCCGACGCCTTGCATATCAAACCGATTTACCCGGCCCTGCTCAGCCGTTACATGGCCCAGCACGAAAAGACGGACATTTCGGCCATCCCCGCCCATTCGGGCATGTTCGAAATCCCCGTGCAAGTGGGGAGCGTGGCCGCCGGCAAGCCTCTGGGATCCGTGGAATGGCCCCATCACACCGATATCATCACCATCCGGCGGGGAAATCAGGAGTTCGTCCCTCAGAAAGACAGTCTCCTGAAAGCCGGGGACGCCCTGATCGTCCTTTTCTCGGGAATCGACGAAAGGCATGCCCGCAAGCTCATGACCGAATTGTGCGAAAACAGTCCGGTGACCGATTTCGGTCGGCCAACGGAACAAGCTGGATTGATTCAGGTTTGA
- a CDS encoding SIR2 family NAD-dependent protein deacylase, translating to MNQSHTNQNRHHPYRIAVLTGAGISTSAGIPDFRGPEGVWTKHPEQMNVYDIQSFMTSTEDREYSWRWQKESPVWNARPGVAHQALVDLEKAGLLSLLATQNFDGLHEKAGNSEAVIVNLHGTIASSHCMRCHKKYDTAEIMDHLDENPDPHCRRPLPFKNNMPCNGIIKTDVTYFGEALPEGAMEKSQRLVEQADEFWAIGSTLEVFPAALLAPMAARAGVPITIMNMGATQYDGLASRLIHEPIQEALPRLVQEVIDEHGNDADMNGNEDASLDRETDRNGNRSMNGNGHENESGQV from the coding sequence ATGAACCAGAGCCATACGAACCAAAACCGGCATCATCCTTATCGGATAGCCGTACTGACCGGAGCGGGGATATCGACCAGCGCGGGCATACCGGATTTCCGCGGGCCGGAAGGCGTCTGGACCAAACACCCGGAACAGATGAACGTTTACGACATCCAGTCCTTCATGACCAGCACGGAAGACCGCGAATACTCCTGGCGGTGGCAGAAGGAGTCCCCTGTGTGGAACGCGCGGCCCGGGGTGGCCCATCAGGCCTTGGTGGACTTGGAGAAGGCGGGGCTTCTGAGCCTGCTGGCGACCCAGAACTTCGACGGGCTGCACGAGAAGGCCGGCAACAGCGAGGCGGTGATCGTCAATCTCCATGGGACCATCGCCAGTTCCCACTGCATGCGCTGCCATAAGAAGTACGATACGGCCGAGATCATGGACCATCTGGACGAGAACCCCGACCCTCACTGCCGACGTCCGCTGCCTTTCAAAAACAACATGCCCTGCAACGGGATCATCAAAACCGACGTGACCTACTTCGGCGAGGCCTTGCCCGAAGGGGCCATGGAGAAGAGCCAGCGCCTGGTGGAGCAGGCGGACGAATTCTGGGCGATCGGATCCACTTTGGAGGTTTTCCCGGCCGCCCTGCTGGCGCCCATGGCGGCGAGGGCCGGGGTGCCGATCACCATCATGAACATGGGGGCGACGCAGTACGACGGGCTGGCTTCGCGTCTGATCCATGAGCCAATCCAGGAGGCCTTGCCGCGGCTGGTTCAGGAGGTGATCGACGAGCACGGGAACGATGCGGATATGAACGGGAACGAGGATGCGAGCCTAGACAGAGAAACGGACAGGAATGGGAACCGGAGTATGAACGGGAACGGGCACGAAAATGAATCCGGACAAGTCTAA
- a CDS encoding phage holin family protein translates to MKSFFVRWLAMTLACGIMCWLLPGAHVIGSNKFLAYGAFALFMALINASIKPIIQFLAIPVTFLTLGIASILINVAMVALASAMATGVFGVGVVFASFWWALLGAVILAILSDILSSLLGSLS, encoded by the coding sequence ATGAAAAGTTTCTTTGTACGATGGCTGGCGATGACACTCGCCTGCGGCATCATGTGCTGGCTCCTCCCCGGAGCGCACGTCATTGGCTCCAACAAATTCCTGGCTTATGGGGCGTTCGCCCTCTTCATGGCCTTGATCAACGCCTCCATCAAGCCGATCATCCAGTTCCTGGCCATCCCGGTCACCTTCCTCACCCTGGGCATCGCCTCCATCCTCATCAACGTGGCCATGGTTGCCCTGGCTTCGGCCATGGCGACCGGCGTTTTCGGTGTCGGCGTGGTCTTCGCGAGTTTCTGGTGGGCCTTGCTCGGTGCCGTGATCCTGGCCATCCTTTCCGATATCTTGAGTTCCCTTCTGGGATCTTTGAGCTGA
- a CDS encoding fluoride efflux transporter FluC: protein MTGTGARAGLNPLTDWSLYAAVFLGGCLGTALRYGLSLIPGLSAHDFATLLANLLASFIYAALTSFLAGTRAKTRWRDPHQREIINRTFGMGFCGGLSTMSTLAWESVQGFLGTAGAGGAIGSADSASAKALAASGAAKPAVALALAYLIATFACGLVCSYIGAYLGARIGKTSGERV from the coding sequence ATGACTGGTACAGGAGCGCGGGCAGGGCTCAATCCTTTGACGGACTGGTCCCTCTACGCAGCCGTCTTTTTGGGCGGCTGTCTGGGCACTGCCTTGCGCTACGGCCTGTCTTTGATACCCGGCCTCTCCGCCCATGACTTCGCTACTTTACTGGCCAATCTTCTGGCCTCGTTCATCTACGCCGCCCTGACTTCCTTCTTGGCGGGGACTCGGGCCAAGACCAGATGGCGGGATCCCCATCAAAGGGAGATTATCAACAGGACTTTCGGGATGGGCTTCTGCGGTGGCCTGTCCACCATGTCCACTTTGGCCTGGGAATCGGTCCAGGGCTTCCTCGGGACTGCTGGGGCAGGCGGAGCCATTGGTTCTGCTGATTCCGCCAGTGCCAAAGCGCTTGCTGCATCGGGTGCGGCCAAGCCGGCCGTCGCCCTCGCCCTCGCCTATCTGATCGCCACTTTCGCCTGCGGTCTGGTCTGCTCCTACATCGGCGCGTACCTCGGCGCCCGAATCGGGAAAACCTCGGGGGAGCGCGTATGA
- a CDS encoding fluoride efflux transporter FluC, whose translation MNHGLLFLFVCLCGGSGAACRFILDTAIKRVWSRSFPLSTTIINLLASLLLGLIMGLLAGSGTGRASSSPSVGLVVFKTVATSGFLGGFSTFSTAINESRELLQKGKKGTGAAYLAVSMIGPALCAWAGYALGMVLRL comes from the coding sequence ATGAACCACGGTCTTTTGTTTTTATTCGTCTGCCTGTGCGGAGGTTCGGGCGCGGCCTGTCGCTTCATCCTGGACACGGCCATCAAAAGGGTCTGGTCCCGCTCTTTCCCGCTATCCACGACAATCATCAATCTCCTCGCCTCCCTGCTTTTGGGCCTGATCATGGGGCTGTTGGCAGGGTCGGGGACGGGCCGGGCGTCATCATCTCCCAGCGTTGGCCTGGTCGTCTTCAAGACGGTCGCCACCAGCGGCTTCCTGGGCGGGTTCTCCACCTTTTCGACCGCGATCAACGAGTCAAGGGAGCTCCTGCAAAAGGGGAAGAAGGGAACCGGGGCCGCCTATCTGGCTGTGTCCATGATCGGTCCCGCCTTGTGCGCTTGGGCCGGCTACGCTTTGGGGATGGTCCTCAGACTGTAG